The following proteins are encoded in a genomic region of Drosophila miranda strain MSH22 chromosome 4, D.miranda_PacBio2.1, whole genome shotgun sequence:
- the LOC108161842 gene encoding ATP-binding cassette sub-family G member 1, producing the protein MTKSDNANLLNDNRLGTGGAAQLKAQVVPAQPKTLQHLPKRPAVDLAFHNLTYRVKEGNRSNAKTILKGVSGRLRSGELTAIMGPSGAGKSTLLNILSGYKTSSIEGSVTMNGAERNLSAFRKLSAYIMQDNQLHGNLTVQEAMTVATNLKLSKKFTKPEKNSMIDDILLTLSLSEHRNTMTRNLSGGQKKRLSIALELVSNPPIMFFDEPTSGLDSSTCFQCIHLLKMLAAGGRTVICTIHQPSARLFEMFDQLYTLADGQCVYQGSTKQLVPFLSTLNLECPSYHNPASYVIEVSCGEHGDHTRKLVEAIDNGKRDIRSSADYAGLKARNDLVKVQNLKAILDKNDASNVSGSKYEDNLTLNNGLLNGMVNDIVKNTNTGTAVVSTNEKGDAMIDVEKTDNCTTALLSEEITSPERYPTSQFHQFWVVLKRTLLFSYRDWTLMYLRLFAHLLVGFLIGALYYDIGNDGAKVLSNLGFLFFNMLFLMYTSMTITILSFPLEMPVLLKENFNRWYSLKSYYLAISVADLPFQAIFCVIYVSIVYYFTSQPWELFRFSMFLSACLLISFVAQSVGLVVGAAMNVQNGVFLAPVMSVPFLLFSGFFVSFDAIPVYLRWITYLSYIRYGFEGTALATYGYEREKLRCFQTYCHFKSPITTLEELDMVNANFTLDIVALVVIFVVLRISAYLFLRWKLKTVR; encoded by the exons ATGACTAAGAGCGATAATGCAAATCTATTGAACGACAACAGGCTGGGTACTGGAGGAGCAGCACAGCTGAAAGCCCAGGTTGTGCCCGCCCAACCGAAGACCCTCCAGCATTTGCCCAAGCGACCGGCAGTGGACTTGGCGTTCCACAACCTGACATACCGCGTCAAGGAAGGAAACCGCAGCA ATGCCAAAACAATTTTGAAGGGCGTCAGCGGACGCCTGCGGTCAGGAGAGCTCACAGCCATCATGGGACCATCCGGCGCTGGCAAGAGTACGCTCCTGAATATTTTGTCTGGCTACAA aacctcgagcATCGAAGGAAGCGTCACCATGAACGGCGCCGAACGCAACCTGAGTGCTTTCCGCAAGTTATCCGCTTACATAATGCAGGATAATCAGCTGCACGGGAATCTAACTGTGCAGGAAGCGATGACGGTGGCAACGAATCTAAAGCTCAGCAAAAAGTTCACAAAGCCTGAGAAGAATTCAATG ATCGATGACATTTTGCTGACTCTGAGCCTGAGTGAGCACCGCAATACGATGACTCGCAATCTGTCAGGCGGCCAGAAGAAGCGTCTATCCATTGCCCTGGAGCTGGTCAGCAATCCACCCATTATGTTTTTTGACGAACCCACCTCCGGCCTGGACAGCTCGACCTGTTTCCAGTGCATTCATCTCCTGAAAATGCTGGCCGCAGGTGGACGCACAGTCATCTGCACCATCCATCAGCCTTCCGCTCGTCTGTTCGAGATGTTCGACCAGTTGTACACTCTCGCGGACGGACAGTGCGTCTACCAGGGCAGCACCAAGCAGCTGGTGCCCTTTCTCTCCACCCTGAACTTGGAGTGCCCCAGCTACCACAACCCGGCAAGCTATGTCATTGAGGTTTCTTGCGGGGAGCACGGCGATCACACTCGCAAACTGGTGGAGGCAATCGACAATGGCAAGAGGGACATCCGTTCCTCCGCGGACTATGCTGGACTGAAGGCCCGCAATGATCTGGTGAAGGTACAAAATCTGAAGGCCATCCTGGACAAGAACGATGCCTCAAACGTCAGCGGAAGCAAGTACGAGGACAATCTGACCTTAAACAATGGTTTGCTAAATGGCATGGTCAACGATATTGTAAAGAACACCAACACTGGGACTGCCGTGGTCAGCACCAATGAGAAAGGCGATGCCATGATTGACGTGGAGAAGACGGACAACTGTACAACGGCTCTGCTCTCGGAGGAGATTACATCGCCGGAGCGGTACCCGACGTCGCAGTTCCATCAGTTCTGGGTGGTGCTCAAGCGAACTTTGCTTTTCAGCTATCGCGATTGG ACGCTTATGTACCTACGATTGTTTGCTCATCTTTTGGTTGGTTTTCTGATTGGAGCCCTCTACTACGACATTGGCAATGATGGAGCCAAGGTGCTCAGCAACCTTGGTTTCTTGTTCTTTAACATGTTGTTCCTCATGTACACTTCAATGACCATAACGATTCTATCAT TCCCACTTGAGATGCCCGTGCTGTTAAAGGAGAACTTTAATCGCTGGTATTCGTTGAAATCCTACTATCTGGCTATATCAGTGGCTGATCTACCATTTCAA GCAATTTTCTGTGTCATCTACGTATCCATCGTATATTACTTCACCTCGCAACCTTGGGAACTGTTCCGGTTCTCGATGTTCCTGTCGGCCTGCCTACTCATCTCCTTCGTCGCTCAGTCCGTCGGTCTGGTGGTTGGCGCTGCCATGAACGTCCAGAATGGAGTCTTCCTTGCCCCGGTTATGTCCGTGCCATTCCTGCTGTTCTCCGGTTTCTTCGTCTCCTTCGACGCTATACCGGTGTACTTACGTTGGATCACGTATCTATCGTACATCCGCTACGGCTTCGAGGGCACCGCTCTGGCCACCTACGGCTACGAGCGTGAGAAGCTGCGATGCTTCCAGACCTATTGCCATTTCAAGTCGCCCATCACGACGCTGGAGGAGCTGGACATGGTGAACGCGAACTTTACGCTGGATATTGTAGCCCTTGTCGTGATCTTTGTGGTGCTGCGCATTTCAGCGTACCTGTTCTTGCGCTGGAAGCTTAAGACTGTGCGCTAG
- the LOC108161843 gene encoding ATP-binding cassette sub-family G member 4 — protein sequence MQSTSSIKGSTSSQNSSLQYSSDINAISLELPDHSEDFQSTNGLKYLPAWPAVNLQFTGLNCEVPDRCNAKKTKQILREVNGEFRSHELTAIMGPSGAGKTTLLNLLAGFGAVNNVGEILVNSHPRDMRVFRKMSRYIMQTDVLDPQFTVLEMMLLAAHLKLGNDLRLKQKLEVIDEILGMLRLKKSENTKALRLSGGERKRLCVALELVNNPPVLFLDEPTTGLDDLSSSQCMSLLKMLAAGGRTVICSIHTPSAKIFEMIDTVYVLAEGQCVYQGAGSNIVPYMQYLGLSCPVTYNPADFIIEVACHEYGNAYQEPMVEAVCNGKITRWTPAADDGKITPTKTDTTSGASSFYEMEQFDEEINPKLLQSKSSWWMQYKLLLTRMLLQMWRDKSYIKLKFYMNIVLALIVGGLYVGVGRLASKALFNFGFMFTIVIAYLYLPMMPVLLYFPSEINLLKREYFNQWYRLSSYYAAMISAKLPSMFVLAVIYLSIVYLMSSQPLEWFRFIMLFTIAFLTALTSDSFGLLISSRLSLVNGMFMGPVLAVPLILLSIYGIGYGKDTYISPIMRFLMSLSYLRHGMEGLVAALYDYGRGDTICEDTEMFCMFKKSQFLLIFLGFENMHYLWSVFCLIGFYMLFTVSAYVMIRQRLKKSSCNPIFVHVLQLLTKYFNFTSYKY from the exons ATGCAATCGACTAGTAGCATCAAAGGCAGCACCAGCTCCCAAAATAGTTCGCTGCAGTACAGCAGCGACATCAATGCCATAAGCCTTGAACTACCCGACCATTCAGAGGATTTCCAATCTACTAACGGATTAAAGTATTTGCCAGCCTGGCCAGCAGTTAACTTGCAGTTTACGGGACTAAATTGTGAAGTTCCGGACCGATGCAACG CCAAAAAGACGAAGCAGATTTTGCGGGAAGTGAATGGTGAATTTCGCTCTCATGAACTGACCGCGATTATGGGACCCTCAGGAGCTGGGAAAACGACTCTGTTGAACCTACTAGCGGGATTTGG GGCTGTCAACAATGTCGGCGAGATATTAGTCAACAGCCATCCAAGGGATATGAGAGTCTTCCGGAAAATGTCCCGATACATAATGCAG ACCGATGTTCTTGATCCGCAATTTACTGTGCTCGAAATGATGCTCCTAGCCGCCCATCTGAAACTGGGAAATGATCTGCGCTTAAAACAAAAGCTAGAAGTT ATAGATGAAATTTTGGGAATGCTACGATTAAAAAAATCAGAAAACACAAAGGCTCTAAGGCTGTCTGGAGGTGAACGAAAGCGCTTGTGCGTTGCCCTTGAACTGGTCAATAATCCACCTGTCCTTTTCCTGGACGAGCCCACAAC CGGCCTGGACGATCTGTCTAGCTCCCAGTGCATGTCGCTATTGAAGATGTTGGCTGCCGGGGGGCGCACTGTAATCTGCTCAATCCATACCCCGTCCGCCAAGATCTTTGAGATGATTGATACTGTGTACGTACTGGCCGAAGGTCAATGCGTTTACCAGGGAGCTGGGAGCAACATTGTACCCTACATGCAATACTTGGGGCTGAGCTGTCCCGTCACATACAACCCGGCCGACTTTATTATTGAGGTGGCCTGTCACGAGTATGGCAATGCTTACCAGGAGCCAATGGTCGAGGCCGTGTGCAACGGTAAGATTACGCGGTGGACTCCGGCAGCGGACGATGGCAAAATCACACCCACCAAAACCGACACAACGTCCGGCGCGTCGTCATTCTATGAAATGGAGCAGTTCGATGAGGAAATCAACCCAAAGCTATTGCAGTCGAAATCTAGCTGGTGGATGCAGTATAAGCTGCTGCTGACCCGCATGCTACTCCAAATGTGGCGGGACAAG TCATACATCAAGCTAAAGTTCTACATGAACATAGTGCTAGCGCTAATCGTGGGAGGCCTTTATGTCGGAGTGGGACGTCTGGCTTCCAAAGCGCTGTTCAACTTTGGCTTTATGTTTACTATTGTAATAGCTTACTTGTACCTGCCAATGATGCCTGTACTGCTTTATT TTCCGTCGGAAATAAATCTGTTGAAGAGGGAATACTTCAACCAGTGGTACCGCCTAAGCTCCTACTACGCTGCAATGATTTCTGCCAAATTACCATCGATGTTCGTACTGGCCGTAATTTATTTATCAATTGTGTACTTAATGTCCAGCCAGCCTCTGGAATGGTTCCGCTTTATTATGTTATTTACGATAGCCTTTCTTACGGCCCTAACCTCTGATAGTTTTGGCTTACTGATTTCCAGTAGACTAAGCTTGGTG AATGGAATGTTCATGGGTCCTGTACTGGCTGTGCCTCTGATCTTACTGTCTATATATGGCATTGGCTACGGCAAAGATACATACATTTCCCCTATCATGCGATTTCTGATGTCTCTTAGCTATTTGCGCCATGGTATGGAGGGGCTAGTAGCAGCGCTATACGACTACGGAAGGGGCGATACAATCTGCGAAGATACCGAAATGTTCTGCATGTTCAAGAAATCTCAGTTCTTGTTAATTTTTCTGGGCTTTGAAAACATGCACTATTTGTGGTCTGTCTTCTGCTTGATTGGATTTTATATGCTCTTTACAG